A single genomic interval of Aureliella helgolandensis harbors:
- a CDS encoding ABC transporter ATP-binding protein encodes MVAESPDKPMIQLRRLYRNFGATQAVHDISFEVAAGQVFGYIGPNGAGKTTSMRILATLDIPSYGDALVDGFSVINDPDRVRQRLGFMPDSFGTYPDMNCIEYLDFFARSYGILGRNRTKALRHTLSYTGLDKIAEKPIRGLSKGMRQRLCLGRAMIHDPAVLILDEPANGLDPRARIELRHMIRGLAADGKTLLVSSHILTELGEMCDAIGIIERGQLIVSGSVAEIKAKLRPHIDVLVQLLGGGERLEGWLENVAEVSHIQASDRTVRFQLGAPDPIRQVQLLKAIVDAEFQVLEFSTESRSLEDVFLQITTGAVQ; translated from the coding sequence ATGGTAGCCGAATCTCCAGATAAGCCGATGATCCAACTGCGGCGACTCTATCGCAATTTCGGAGCTACTCAAGCCGTCCACGACATCTCCTTCGAGGTCGCTGCGGGCCAAGTCTTCGGCTACATCGGTCCCAACGGAGCTGGGAAAACGACCAGCATGCGGATTCTAGCCACCCTGGACATCCCCAGCTACGGCGATGCTTTAGTCGATGGATTCTCCGTCATCAACGATCCCGATCGGGTTCGCCAGCGACTGGGGTTCATGCCCGACAGCTTCGGCACGTATCCCGATATGAATTGCATTGAGTATCTCGATTTCTTTGCGAGATCCTATGGAATTCTGGGGCGGAATCGGACCAAAGCTCTGCGTCACACACTCTCCTACACCGGACTCGACAAGATCGCCGAGAAACCGATTCGCGGCCTTTCCAAAGGCATGCGACAACGCCTGTGCTTGGGACGAGCTATGATTCACGACCCAGCCGTGCTGATCCTCGACGAACCGGCCAACGGACTCGACCCTCGCGCCCGCATCGAATTGCGACACATGATTCGCGGCCTAGCTGCCGATGGGAAAACTCTGCTCGTATCCTCCCATATCCTGACGGAGTTGGGAGAGATGTGCGATGCCATTGGAATCATCGAGCGTGGGCAATTGATTGTCAGCGGTTCAGTGGCTGAGATCAAAGCCAAACTGCGGCCCCATATCGACGTGTTGGTTCAACTCCTGGGCGGCGGTGAGCGACTGGAGGGCTGGCTGGAAAACGTTGCCGAGGTCTCGCATATTCAAGCCAGCGACAGGACCGTCCGATTTCAACTCGGTGCACCTGACCCGATCCGCCAAGTACAATTGCTCAAAGCAATCGTGGATGCCGAATTCCAAGTACTGGAGTTCTCGACGGAAAGCCGTTCCCTGGAAGATGTATTCCTGCAGATCACTACTGGAGCAGTGCAATGA
- a CDS encoding ABC transporter permease encodes MSPSEVPPSSGPVGSLPWANDPTQIQGKPVPPAPSSHRICEDPSPGWERYWLRGSEAINPIVVKEVRQSLKSRQFTLSFGLTLLAAVGWTLIGTTLMVPRLYYLPAGLPFLTGFFCILALPLLIIVPFSAYRSLSAEMEHSTFELLKISALSALQIVYGKMASALVQTMLYLSALAPCIVLTYLLRGVSLWSILLLLGATVVISVVETAIAILLAAISNTRVLQSLISLVTLIAMICIFFSWVSFVVNTLETYGDVLSQSGSGGTLAILGALILIFATISLCLRAAAAAIDFPGENHATPLRWRILALVCLALFWSVLGMTALRIATPTDSLYMGAFFLFLFLGALMTGEHGVISPRAQRTLPVTFAGRVFKTCFQPGAGLGYIFIICLYASLVITLIAFEIYFDNNVAAFLTSGSSILPAHLLLCYLAIYLGINRLIMFALPQHLPGRMVGSVAVLLVVLIAVHISPLVIVYASNDYRDFDYAWHQAFNIPWSIQEASVNGLSPALLLNTSILTICAVAIFGLNLILSTRDVMLIRVAEPPRLRGPKQVTPTAPDPFAP; translated from the coding sequence ATGAGCCCATCTGAGGTGCCACCAAGCAGCGGGCCAGTAGGAAGCCTGCCCTGGGCCAACGATCCGACGCAAATTCAGGGAAAACCGGTTCCGCCCGCCCCCTCTTCACATCGAATCTGCGAGGATCCCTCGCCAGGCTGGGAACGCTACTGGCTCCGTGGCAGCGAGGCGATCAACCCGATTGTCGTGAAAGAGGTTCGTCAATCGCTTAAGAGTCGGCAATTCACCCTCAGCTTTGGTTTAACGCTGCTTGCGGCCGTAGGTTGGACGCTTATCGGTACCACGCTCATGGTTCCGCGTCTCTACTATTTGCCAGCTGGACTACCATTTCTAACCGGTTTCTTCTGCATCCTCGCCCTACCGCTGTTGATCATCGTTCCCTTCAGCGCCTACCGTTCACTATCGGCAGAAATGGAGCACAGCACCTTCGAATTGCTCAAGATCTCCGCGCTGTCGGCGCTGCAGATTGTCTATGGAAAAATGGCTTCGGCGCTGGTGCAGACGATGCTCTATCTGTCTGCCTTGGCCCCCTGCATTGTCCTGACCTATCTGCTGCGTGGCGTTTCACTTTGGTCCATTTTACTGCTCCTGGGTGCCACGGTGGTGATTTCAGTTGTCGAGACGGCCATTGCCATACTTCTCGCTGCGATCTCCAACACTCGAGTGCTACAGAGCCTCATTAGCCTCGTGACTCTGATTGCTATGATTTGCATCTTTTTTAGTTGGGTCAGCTTTGTTGTGAACACTCTTGAGACTTATGGAGATGTTCTCTCGCAGTCCGGCAGCGGTGGTACGCTAGCGATCCTGGGCGCCTTAATCCTGATCTTTGCGACCATTTCCCTCTGCTTGAGAGCCGCCGCAGCAGCCATCGACTTCCCTGGAGAAAACCATGCGACGCCGCTGCGCTGGCGAATCTTAGCGCTGGTCTGCCTGGCGCTGTTCTGGAGCGTCTTGGGGATGACCGCCCTCCGCATTGCGACACCTACCGACAGCCTCTACATGGGAGCATTCTTTCTGTTTCTATTCCTAGGAGCTTTGATGACTGGCGAGCATGGGGTGATCTCTCCCAGAGCTCAACGCACCCTTCCCGTGACTTTTGCAGGCAGAGTCTTCAAGACATGCTTTCAACCCGGCGCCGGCTTGGGGTACATTTTTATCATTTGCCTCTACGCGAGTCTGGTAATCACCCTCATCGCATTCGAAATCTACTTCGATAACAACGTTGCGGCGTTTCTAACCTCAGGCTCTTCCATTCTGCCGGCGCACTTGCTGCTGTGCTATTTAGCGATCTACCTGGGGATCAATCGACTGATCATGTTCGCGCTGCCGCAGCACTTGCCAGGTCGCATGGTCGGCTCCGTGGCTGTGCTGCTCGTCGTATTAATTGCGGTTCACATCTCCCCCTTAGTCATCGTCTATGCTTCCAACGATTACCGCGATTTCGACTACGCTTGGCACCAAGCCTTCAACATCCCTTGGTCGATTCAGGAAGCCTCCGTGAACGGCCTCTCCCCGGCACTGCTCCTGAACACCTCCATCCTCACGATCTGTGCTGTGGCGATTTTTG